In Ahaetulla prasina isolate Xishuangbanna chromosome 5, ASM2864084v1, whole genome shotgun sequence, the following are encoded in one genomic region:
- the OBI1 gene encoding ORC ubiquitin ligase 1: protein MAQNVQSVTLSLTLPITCHICLGKVRHPVICANNHVFCSICIEVWLKNNSQCPACRIPITPDNPCKEVLGGTSESNPVFSPTIRKQLRKTRLEILHKEYEDEIESLQKELETLKGENLSLESQLKSVLHPETLQVPERTQESPQPSDNEHKVDAETLAAWTQKLQAANDMYEKVKEDMEKLMEVNKKLRLENGSLARENLQLKAEVGSRSPQRLGRFTVAALQTRLEQCEQETNRLKKALERSDAYVEDLESQIAQMKREWDQRKPASPENVTAVSMEDKDCESPTSKAVQSPQEPIDPTCLCASHTPVDLEEPAGLLGSSNDVCLNSASQACSDDPVTPEPAGRDVFRSSQEGLLDVGSSDMDTCSEPAWDKIEDCAPYKEELYDLPDPCTPLSLSCLQLNTPNNKDDPAVKEESQSEPSTFLRKLEFEDFGEASDDCNKDSPEHSVSSCESSEPKEGCFSSDKPDFWNRCQPRYGENLDFEGSEPNTATSDSAESLPKLSEKSHNPGVLKKLHSIRSSEMNRTRTSSEASMDAAYLDKISELDSMMSESDNSKSPYYTSRSSSDLDNSCKTTQGPDHLNENGKNEKERKEPRSLKSPLSRDPSEEGNEWKFATFSILSPSSLDTTEPFPLFSGRTSETSEVKPQSFLFQRELSPSFLFSSSQGPFDENKLGSSLFKVAPELQNLHNQLQSPWSSSFVPDRKAKSIHSSAKRKIQSSLSSASPSKTTKN from the exons GAGGAACGAGCGAAAGCAACCCTGTGTTTAGCCCTACCATCCGAAAACAGCTTCGCAAAACCAGACTCGAGATACTGCACAAAGAATATGAG GATGAGATAGAATCGCTACAGAAAGAGTTGGAAACTCTGAAAGGAGAAAACCTCAGCCTGGAGTCCCAGCTCAAATCTGTCCTGCACCCCGAGACCCTGCAGGTGCCAGAGAGAACTCAGGAGAGTCCACAACCTTCGGACAATGAGCACAAAGTGGACGCCGAGACTTTGGCAGCATGGACCCAGAAGCTTCAGGCTGCCAATGACATGTATGAGAAAGTGAAGGAGGACATGGAAAAATTAATGGAG GTGAATAAGAAACTGAGGCTTGAAAACGGTAGCCTTGCCAGGGAGAACTTGCAGCTGAAGGCTGAGGTTGGAAGCCGGTCGCCCCAGAg GTTAGGGAGGTTTACCGTGGCAGCCCTTCAGACCAGGCTGGAGCAATGTGAGCAGGAAACAAACCGTCTTAAGAAGGCGTTGGAGAGAAGCGATGCCTACGTAGAAGACCTGGAATCCCAGATTGCACAGATGAAGCGGGAATGGGACCAGAGGAAACCCGCAAGCCCAGAAAATGTAACTGCCGTCTCCATGGAGGATAAAGACTGTGAAAGCCCCACCAGCAAGGCTGTCCAGAGCCCCCAAGAACCCATAGATCCGACCTGTTTATGTGCTAGTCATACCCCTGTTGATCTCGAAGAGCCAGCAGGACTTTTAGGGAGCAGCAATGATGTCTGCTTAAATTCAGCTAGCCAGGCTTGTTCGGATGATCCAGTTACCCCAGAGCCTGCTGGAAGAGATGTTTTTCGAAGTTCTCAAGAGGGTCTTTTGGACGTTGGCAGCTCTGATATGGATACCTGTTCAGAGCCAGCCTGGGATAAAATTGAGGACTGCGCACCCTATAAAGAAGAACTCTACGATCTTCCAGATCCGTGCACCCCATTGTCTCTCAGTTGCTTGCAGTTAAACACTCCCAACAATAAGGACGACCCGGCTGTGAAAGAGGAAAGCCAGAGTGAGCCATCCACCTTCCTAAGGAAATTGGAATTTGAGGATTTCGGAGAGGCCTCCGACGACTGTAACAAAGATTCCCCAGAGCACAGTGTAAGCAGTTGTGAGAGCAGCGAACCTAAGGAAGGTTGTTTCTCTTCGGACAAACCAGACTTTTGGAATAGGTGCCAGCCGCGTTACGGCGAGAACTTGGACTTCGAAGGCTCGGAGCCCAACACGGCCACCAGCGACTCGGCCGAATCTTTACCGAAATTGAGCGAAAAGAGCCACAATCCAGGCGTGCTGAAAAAACTGCACTCCATCCGCTCTTCGGAAATGAATCGCACCAGGACGTCTAGCGAGGCGTCCATGGACGCGGCTTACCTTGATAAGATCTCCGAACTGGATTCCATGATGTCCGAATCGGACAACAGCAAGAGCCCCTATTATACCTCCAGATCCTCTTCTGACTTGGATAATTCTTGCAAGACGACCCAGGGCCCCGACCACTTAAACGAAAACGGTAAGaacgaaaaggaaaggaaagagccaCGTTCTCTAAAGAGTCCTTTGAGCAGGGATCCTTCAGAAGAGGGCAACGAGTGGAAATTTGCGACTTTTTCCATCCTTTCTCCATCGTCACTAGACACTACGGAGCCTTTCCCGCTGTTTTCAGGCCGGACTTCTGAAACGAGCGAAGTGAAGCCTCAGAGCTTCTTATTCCAGCGAGAGCTTTCCCCGAGCTTTCTCTTCAGCAGCTCTCAAGGACCTTTTGACGAGAACAAACTTGGCTCCTCTTTATTTAAGGTGGCTCCTGAGCTGCAAAACCTCCATAACCAACTCCAGTCTCCTTGGTCGTCGTCGTTCGTCCCCGACAGAAAAGCCAAAAGCATCCATTCGTCGGCGAAAAGGAAAATCCAGAGCAGCCTGTCCAGTGCGAGTCCGTCAAAAACCACCAAGAACTGA